CTCCACCTTCCCATCCTTCGGCAGGGCTGGATTGGGGCGCCCAGACCTACAAGGGAGGCCCGGCCTCAACCCTCTGAGGTATGAGACATACTATGTTGTTAGAAAGGAGACCGTAGAGGTTCTAAGGGGCTTGTCGAAGGAACTTGGGCTTGAGGAGGTTTTCCAGCCTCCAGACGCCTACTACTTCCTTAGGAACAGGTTCGTGGTCGGCGAAGAGCTGGGCGTCCACACGAAGCCTCATAAGGGGGATATGGATAGAAACTTGGAGATCGTGAGGGAGGCCTCTAGGCAGGCAGACTGGGTCTTGTTCTCTCTCCACGCCCATGAGGGTAGGGAGGCAGAGGAGGAGCGTCCGGCCGAGTTCATCGAGGAGTTCTCGAGGGCGTGTATAGATGCGGGGGCCCACGCCGTCCTTTGCCACGGCCACCACGCCATAAGGGGCATCGAGATCAGGGGCGGCAGGCCCATCCTCTACGGCCTTGGGAACTTCATATTCCAGAATGAGACTGTTACTAAGCAGCCCGCCGAGTTCTATGAGAGGTATGGCCTAGACCCCTTGAAGGGAACCCCCTCCGACGCCTATGATGCCAGGCAGAAGGCCCCACCCAGGCCAGGATATCCGATTAGGAAGTGGTTCACGGAGGATGAGAAGTACTGGTTGAGCTTCATCACCTCGATGAGGTTTGAGGGGGATAGGCTCAAGGAGCTGAAGCTCTACCCAGTAGAGCTAGGTCAGAGTAGGCCCAGGTCTCAGAGGGGTCGCCCGATGCTGGCGGAGCCCGGGGTTGCTGAGGTCGTCTTGGAGAGGTTGAGGGAGCTCTCTAGGCCCTATGGGACCGAGATCGAGGTCGAGGAGGGCGTGGGTCTGGTGAAGCTTTGAGACCGTCTCCTCAGGGCCCTAAGGGTGCCGGAGACCCCTTTAACTTGTATGGAGGCAGGAAGCCCTTCGAGGCTTGTTATGTAGGCGAGGGATGCCCTGACCTGCCTAAGCTGGGTGTGGCTGCATCTTAATATCCCCATCTTCTCCTTCACATCGTATTCTATGAGTTGGGG
This genomic window from Candidatus Bathyarchaeota archaeon contains:
- a CDS encoding CapA family protein; its protein translation is MWMKKISIVAAGDSLITMRLSMHSEPSFMRLVELVRGADAAFTNLETTVHDYDGYPAAESGGTWTRAPREVLDDLMWMGFNMVSTANNHSVDYMYGGLEATIENLDEVGLAHAGTGLDLSEAMQPAYLETSGGRIALIAACSTFPSFGRAGLGRPDLQGRPGLNPLRYETYYVVRKETVEVLRGLSKELGLEEVFQPPDAYYFLRNRFVVGEELGVHTKPHKGDMDRNLEIVREASRQADWVLFSLHAHEGREAEEERPAEFIEEFSRACIDAGAHAVLCHGHHAIRGIEIRGGRPILYGLGNFIFQNETVTKQPAEFYERYGLDPLKGTPSDAYDARQKAPPRPGYPIRKWFTEDEKYWLSFITSMRFEGDRLKELKLYPVELGQSRPRSQRGRPMLAEPGVAEVVLERLRELSRPYGTEIEVEEGVGLVKL
- a CDS encoding Rpp14/Pop5 family protein, which gives rise to MPVREARRRYLMFQIVSEVGPGEKTLEEAIIRGILTLYGLKVLSQANPQLIEYDVKEKMGILRCSHTQLRQVRASLAYITSLEGLPASIQVKGVSGTLRALRRRSQSFTRPTPSSTSISVP